DNA from Terriglobales bacterium:
AGGAGCGCGCGCGCTTCCAGGAACTGAAACAGCAGGTGAGCGAGGAAGGTGGCATGGCGACGGGGAGGGTGCGGAGATGAGGCGAGTGCTGCTGATGTGCGCACTATGGGCTGCGCTGGCCGGTGTGGCGAGCGCGCAGAGGACCGCCGCGGAGAAGCCGGCGGCGGGCGGAGTCAGCTTCGAGGACGTGACCAAGGCCGCGGGCATCGACTTCACCCTGACGTGCGGCGGAGCCAAGAAGGAGTTCATCCTCGAGGCGATGTGCGGGGGCGTCGCGTTCTTCGACTACGACAACGACGGCTGGCTCGACATCTTCCTGCTGAACGGCTCGACGCTCGAAGACCGCCGGGCGGGGAAGAGTCCTGCCAGCAAGCTCTACCACAACCAGCACGATGGGACGTTCCGCGACGTCACGGCCAAGGCCGGCCTGACGCACGCCGACTGGGGATTCGGCGTGGCGGCCGGCGACTTCGACAACGACGGCTACGAAGACCTCTACCTCACCTATTTCGATCACGGCGTGCTGTATCGCAACAACGGCAATGGGACCTTCACGGACGTCACGAAGAAGGCGGGTGCCGGAAACCCGGGGCGCTGGGGCACGAGCGCCGGCTTCGGCGATTACGACAACGACGGACTGCTCGACCTCTACATCGCGAACTACGTGGACATCGACCTGAACGCGCTGCCGGTATTCGGGAGCTCGGTATTCTGCCGCTACCGGAACATCCCGGTATCGTGCGGCCCGCGGGGGCTGAAAGGGTCGCGCGACCGGCTGTATCGCAACAACGGGGACGGGACCTTCACCGACGTGAGCGAGAAGCTGAACATCGACCCGGGCGGCGCCTACGGACTGGGCGTGCTGTGGGTGGACGTGGACAACGACGGCTGCGCCGACATCTATGTGGCCGACGATTCCTCCCCCAGCCTGCTGTACCAGGGCGACTGCAAGGGCGGGCTGAGCGAGATCGGCGTGCAGGCGGGCGTGGCGTACAACGCCGACGGG
Protein-coding regions in this window:
- a CDS encoding CRTAC1 family protein, producing MRRVLLMCALWAALAGVASAQRTAAEKPAAGGVSFEDVTKAAGIDFTLTCGGAKKEFILEAMCGGVAFFDYDNDGWLDIFLLNGSTLEDRRAGKSPASKLYHNQHDGTFRDVTAKAGLTHADWGFGVAAGDFDNDGYEDLYLTYFDHGVLYRNNGNGTFTDVTKKAGAGNPGRWGTSAGFGDYDNDGLLDLYIANYVDIDLNALPVFGSSVFCRYRNIPVSCGPRGLKGSRDRLYRNNGDGTFTDVSEKLNIDPGGAYGLGVLWVDVDNDGCADIYVADDSSPSLLYQGDCKGGLSEIGVQAGVAYNADGRDQAGMGVDAADYDHSGRQSIAKTNFSDDHNNLYHNDGEGEFTDVAGPSAFGPVSIPFLGFGMKFFDYDNDGWADAFVANGHVNPQVDSHDFGVSYAEHYLLFHNKKDGTFEEVGQEAGPAFRTKRVARGAAVGDFNNDGTLDLLVSHLADSPVLLRNTSAPQQHAVRIKLVGTKSNRDGFGARITVTAGGVKQMQEVRANSSYLSASDPRAHFGLGAATKAESIEIRWPSGQVDTIRDQKSDEDLIIEEGKGVVRRLPFQRGNPRRR